In Phlebotomus papatasi isolate M1 chromosome 1, Ppap_2.1, whole genome shotgun sequence, the following proteins share a genomic window:
- the LOC129798316 gene encoding glycogen debranching enzyme → MGRQDVLSLAISHGENKQDTLFRLKRGAILHIVPGSNLLGRHIALYCNYPQKDSLSFDRKNYAALVWHSSSGQKLTDATHPYVEVNDLDIYCEITANRSGAFHFYFTFRESPDVKENSLYVQVEPKIHVGKKGSEREIPLDSIRCQTVMAKCLGHLETWESKLRVTYESGYNLLHFTPIQKLGNSRSGYSLSDQLTVNPDFGPGANFDKVAKVVKKCREEWGMASICDIVLNHTANESSWLKVHPETTYSCMTCPHLRPAFLLDAVLAIASADTAAGLLETFGVPTEIDREDHINALRHQLHSNYLPKARIHELYQCNIEEYVKKFSEEMRKRPPPKATISDVKPKETIVLKQDLAYKRLACTIDFETAFELFNVFRNDCFDEDTRLRKCAEDFRRHLEELNEIVRREIAEHLRSAVENCLSGLRYERIQDDGPMIREVSDKHPLFCRYFTDGGVKCKTIEDIEALMYGDSAKFLMAHNGWVMNGDPLQDFARPQPTTANVYIRRELIAWGDSVKLKYGDKPEDCPYLWDHMKKYVEVTAKVFDGVRLDNCHSTPLHVAEYLLDAARKINPELYVVAELFTNSDNTDNIFVNRLGITSLIREALSAWDSHEEGRLVYRFGGAPVGAFFSSPKRLLAPCIAHALFLDLTHDNPSPIQKRSVFDLLPSAALVSMACCATGSTRGYDELVPHHIHVVDEEREYQEWGKAVDAETGIVAAKKALNLLHGELAEKGFSEVFVDQMDYNIVAVTRSCPATRESVILVAHTSFSYPDPYSGPTNVRPLRFEGHLEEIILEAGLAHQSSKPYDRPYLYEKDKKYINGLTEYRLKIMEHIPLSKSSIFSQNMVKDGNITQLDFKNLTPGSVVAVRVSLHEHTRPHFAKVQSLVDTFHLEKGEIYSELQKIVSSLNLIDLNRALYRCDEEEKDMGCGSGSYDIPGFGRMVYCGTQGFASLLSQIAPNNDLGHPFCDNLRRGDWMMDYIRDRLSRWKGTESLSKWWDKNTESLREMPRYLVPSYFDVVLTGMHTLLRSQSVTLMSDFVRKGSSFVQALAMGSVQCVAECPSANLPALSPATKAPKPPSQCATMSAGLPHFSTGYMRCWGRDTFISLRGLLILTGRYDEARFMILGFGSCLRHGLIPNLLDGGYKARFNCRDAVWWWLFSIKYYVEEVPNGVEILTEKVSRIFPTDDSEARKAGECDQFLHDVIQEALTIHFQGLVYRERNAGPAIDAHMTEKGFNNQIGIHPDTGFVFGGNDANCGTWMDKMGSSEKARNRGVPSTPRDGSAVELVGLQMAALRFLQKVSADGKFPHKAVERTSKNGTKTSWTYKEWADKIKSSFEKNFFVGQGDIPLANKRGIYKDSCGATQAWQDFQLRPNFPIAMVAAPELFDPKHAWEALEQARKYLLGPLGMKTLDPEDWGYRGDYNNANDSEDPRVAHGANYHQGPEWLWPIGFYLRARLIFAPLNNCLKETVAETWAILTAHLKELRSSPWRGLPELTNSNGSYCGDSCRTQAWSMATVLEVLYDLERVKCSA, encoded by the exons ATTCACTGAGCTTTGATAGAAAGAATTATGCAGCCTTAGTTTGGCATTCAAGTTCCGGCCAGAAGCTGACTGATGCGACTCATCCATATGTAGAAGTTAATGATTTAGATATCTACTGCGAAATTACAGCTAATCGATCAGGAGCCTTTCACTTCTACTTCACTTTCAGAGAAAG TCCAGacgtaaaagaaaattctttgtaTGTTCAAGTGGAGCCAAAAATCCATGTTGGAAAAAAGGGTTCTGAGCGAGAGATCCCTCTGGACTCCATCCGATGTCAAACTGTGATGGCTAAGTGTCTGGGACACTTGGAGACATGGGAGAGTAAACTCAGAGTTACTTACGAGAGTGGTTACAATCTCCTTCACTTCACTCCTATCCAGAAGCTAGGAAATTCACGCTCAGGATACTCTCTGTCTGATCAACTGACCGTGAACCCAGACTTTGGGCCTGGGGCTAATTTTGATAAGGTCGCTAAGGTTGTGAAGAAGTGTCGAGAAGAATGGGGAATGGCTTCGATTTGTGATATCGTCCTCAATCATACAGCCAATGAATCTTCTTGGCTTAAGGTTCATCCTGAGACTACTTATTCTTGTATGACCTGTCCTCATCTTAGACCAGCCTTTCTCTTGGATGCGGTCCTTGCGATAGCGTCTGCTGACACAGCAGCTGGTCTGCTGGAAACTTTTGGTGTTCCGACTGAAATTGACAGGGAAGATCATATCAATGCTCTTCGTCATCAACTTCACTCGAACTATCTGCCCAAGGCTCGAATTCATGAACTCTACCAATGCAACATTGAAGAGTATGTGAAGAAGTTCAGCGAAGAGATGCGTAAAAGACCACCTCCGAAAGCCACTATATCAGACGTTAAGCCTAAGGAAACGATAGTTTTGAAACAGGATCTAGCTTACAAACGCTTAGCTTGCACTATTGATTTCGAGACTGCATTTGAGCTCTTCAATGTTTTCAGGAATGACTGTTTTGACGAAGACACTAGGCTAAGGAAGTGCGCAGAAGATTTCAGACGTCATTTAGAAGAACTGAATGAAATCGTTCGTCGAGAGATAGCTGAACATTTACGTTCTGCCGTTGAGAATTGCCTCTCCGGTCTACGATACGAGAGAATTCAGGACGATGGACCTATGATCCGGGAGGTCAGCGACAAACATCCCCTGTTTTGCCGATACTTCACAGACGGAGGAGTCAAATGCAAGACGATTGAAGATATCGAAGCACTGATGTATGGTGATTCGGCAAAGTTTCTAATGGCTCACAACGGATGGGTTATGAATGGCGATCCCCTGCAGGACTTCGCTAGACCCCAGCCAACCACTGCGAATGTGTACATTCGGAGGGAGTTGATAGCTTGGGGTGATAGCGTTAAGCTCAAGTACGGGGATAAGCCTGAAGACTGTCCGTATCTCTGGGATCACATGAAGAAATATGTAGAAGTGACAGCAAAGGTCTTTGATGGCGTTCGTCTGGATAATTGTCATTCGACACCTCTGCATGTTGCAGAGTACCTCTTGGACGCAGCCCGAAAGATCAATCCGGAACTCTACGTTGTTGCCGAACTCTTCACAAATTCAGATAACACAGACAATATCTTCGTTAATCGCTTAGGCATCACTTCATTGATCCGAGAGGCTCTGTCAGCATGGGACTCTCACGAAGAAGGGAGGCTTGTTTACCGTTTCGGAGGAGCTCCTGTTGGGGCTTTCTTCAGTTCGCCAAAGAGACTCCTGGCACCCTGCATTGCTCATGCTCTTTTCCTAGACCTTACCCATGACAATCCTTCTCCTATTCAAAAGCGTTCGGTATTCGACTTGCTTCCTTCTGCAGCTTTGGTTTCCATGGCTTGCTGTGCTACTGGAAGTACCAGAGGTTACGATGAACTCGTTCCACATCAT ATTCACGTAGTTGACGAAGAGCGAGAGTATCAGGAATGGGGTAAGGCTGTTGATGCAGAAACTGGAATTGTTGCTGCGAAGAAAGCTCTGAATCTTCTACACGGAGAGCTTGCAGAGAAAGGATTCAGTGAAGTCTTTGTTGATCAAATGGACTACAACATTGTCGCTGTGACACGAAGCTGCCCAGCAACCAGAGAGAGTGTGATCTTGGTAGCTCACACGAGTTTTAGTTACCCAGACCCATACAGCGGTCCCACGAACGTTAGACCGCTGAGGTTCGAGGGACACTTGGAGGAGATCATATTGGAAGCAGGACTAGCTCATCA GTCTTCAAAGCCCTATGATCGTCCCTATCTTTATGAAAAAGACAAGAAGTACATCAACGGGCTAACGGAGTATCGACTCAAGATCATGGAGCATATACCTCTGTCAAAGTCTTCAATCTTCAGCCAAAATATGGTAAAAGATGGCAATATCACCCAACTTGACTTTAAAAATCTAACGCCAGGATCAGTTGTTGCTGTTCGAGTGTCTCTTCATGAGCACACTCGTCCTCATTTTGCCAAAGTCCAGAGTCTTGTTGACACGTTCCATTTGGAAAAGGGTGAGATCTACAGTGAGCTGCAGAAGATCGTATCCAGCTTGAATCTTATTGATCTCAATCGGGCTCTGTACCGTTGCGATGAAGAAGAGAAGGACATGGGCTGTGGATCAGGGAGCTACGACATTCCTGGCTTTGGACGAATGGTTTACTGTGGTACTCAAGGTTTTGCATCGCTCCTGAGTCAGATTGCTCCCAACAATGACCTGGGACATCCATTTTGTGACAATCTACGGCGTGGGGACTGGATGATGGACTACATCCGGGATAGGCTTTCTCGATGGAAAGGAACTGAGTCTCTGTCTAAATGGTGGGATAAGAATACAGAGTCCCTAAGGGAAATGCCTCGATATCTTGTACCAAGTTACTTTGATGTTGTTCTCACTGGAATGCATACCCTTCTTAGATCCCAGAGTGTTACTTTGATGTCAGATTTCGTCCGTAAAGGCAGTTCTTTCGTCCAAGCTCTGGCTATGGGTTCAGTTCAATGTGTTGCTGAATGTCCATCGGCAAATCTTCCAGCACTGAGTCCGGCAACAAAAGCCCCTAAACCACCCAGTCAGTGCGCTACAATGTCCGCTGGTCTACCCCACTTCTCAACAGGATACATGAGATGCTGGGGCAGGGACACTTTCATCTCCCTCCGAGGTCTTTTGATCCTTACTGGAAGATACGATGAGGCGCGTTTTATGATTTTAGGATTCGGATCTTGCTTGAGACATGGACTGATTCCCAATCTTCTGGACGGCGGGTACAAAGCAAGATTCAACTGCCGAGATGCTGTTTGGTGGTGGCTCTTCTCCATCAAATACTACGTGGAAGAAGTTCCCAATGGGGTAGAGATTTTGACAGAGAAGGTTTCTAGAATATTCCCAACAGATGACAGTGAAGCACGGAAGGCCGGAGAATGTGATCAGTTCCTCCATGATGTGATCCAGGAAGCACTCACCATTCACTTCCAGGGATTGGTTTATCGGGAAAGGAATGCTGGTCCCGCTATCGATGCGCATATGACAGAGAAAGGATTCAACAACCAAATAGGAATCCATCCGGATACAGGATTTGTTTTTGGAGGCAATGACGCCAATTGCGGAACGTGGATGGATAAAATGGGATCGTCGGAAAAGGCGAGGAACAGGGGAGTTCCAAGTACTCCTCGGGATGGGTCAGCTGTTGAACTGGTTGGTCTTCAAATGGCGGCACTGAGGTTCCTGCAGAAGGTCAGTGCTGATGGAAAGTTCCCCCATAAAGCTGTAGAAAGGACATCCAAGAATG GAACAAAAACATCCTGGACTTACAAAGAATGGGCCGATAAGATAAAGAGTTCTTTTGAGAAGAATTTCTTCGTGGGACAAGGGGATATTCCTCTGGCTAACAAGAGAGGGATTTACAAGGATTCATGTGGAGCAACTCAAGCTTGGCAGGACTTCCAACTCCGTCCAAACTTTCCGATCGCTATGGTTGCT GCCCCTGAACTGTTTGATCCTAAGCACGCTTGGGAAGCCCTAGAACAGGCAAGGAAGTATCTCCTTGGTCCTTTGGGGATGAAAACCTTGGATCCAGAAGATTGGGGCTATCGTGGAGACTACAACAATGCCAATGATTCCGAAGATCCAAGAGTAGCTCATGGAGCCAATTACCATCAAGGACCT GAATGGCTCTGGCCTATTGGATTCTACCTGAGAGCTCGTTTGATCTTTGCTCCCTTGAATAACTGCCTGAAGGAAACTGTGGCTGAAACTtg GGCAATCCTGACAGCTCATTTGAAGGAACTTAGAAGTTCTCCTTGGCGAGGCCTACCCGAACTGACCAATTCCAATGGTAGTTACTGTGGAGATTCCTGCCGAACTCAAGCCTGGAGCATGGCAACTGTCCTGGAAGTCCTGTATGACCTCGAACGTGTCAAATGTAGTGCATAG